In the genome of Phycisphaerae bacterium, one region contains:
- a CDS encoding type II secretion system F family protein, with amino-acid sequence MIPAQFFIPILVFVAVMAIGAGILLARSIRLESLRTRLGTATPDEEAEPAEKGPLLLRITGRLGGLMGVHGTSQNLRKLLARAGYHGDTPVVVFLGSKVLLLLAALGVGAALTYSAKWTTATKSLVVLGGATFFFFLPNMLVRLKGSRRTSEIRVCLPDAVDLLEICVSSGMGLDQAWNVVTEKISSVSMLLGDEMAFTNLEIHMGAPRSLAMRHLGERTGCQEASSLAAALTQSEQFGTSIAETLKTFASSMRETRSMMAQEFAEKLAVKLLFPLVFLIFPAIIIVVCGPAGIEWAKVLSGAAGR; translated from the coding sequence ATGATCCCGGCACAGTTTTTTATTCCGATCCTCGTGTTCGTGGCGGTCATGGCCATCGGCGCGGGAATTTTACTGGCCCGGTCCATCCGGCTGGAATCGTTGCGCACGCGTCTTGGCACCGCCACACCGGACGAAGAAGCCGAGCCAGCAGAAAAGGGCCCGTTGCTTCTGCGCATCACGGGACGATTGGGCGGGTTAATGGGGGTCCACGGAACCTCCCAAAACCTCCGGAAACTCCTGGCGCGCGCGGGATATCATGGGGACACCCCGGTCGTCGTTTTCCTGGGCAGCAAGGTCCTGCTCCTCCTTGCGGCCCTGGGGGTCGGCGCGGCGTTGACCTATTCGGCGAAATGGACCACCGCAACGAAATCCCTGGTGGTGTTAGGGGGAGCGACATTCTTCTTCTTTCTTCCGAATATGCTCGTCCGCCTCAAGGGAAGTCGACGGACCTCCGAAATACGCGTATGCTTGCCCGACGCGGTCGATCTCCTCGAAATCTGTGTCTCCAGCGGCATGGGTCTGGACCAGGCTTGGAACGTGGTGACCGAGAAAATCTCGAGCGTCAGCATGTTGCTTGGCGATGAGATGGCGTTTACGAACCTGGAAATCCACATGGGCGCCCCCCGCAGCCTGGCGATGCGGCACCTGGGGGAGCGAACGGGCTGCCAGGAGGCCTCGTCCCTGGCGGCCGCCTTGACGCAATCCGAGCAATTCGGTACGAGTATCGCCGAGACACTGAAGACGTTTGCCAGCTCGATGCGGGAGACCCGCAGCATGATGGCCCAGGAATTTGCGGAGAAATTGGCCGTCAAACTCCTTTTTCCGCTGGTGTTTCTGATCTTCCCGGCCATCATCATCGTCGTGTGTGGTCCGGCGGGCATCGAATGGGCCAAAGTCCTGAGCGGCGCTGCCGGGAGATAA
- a CDS encoding tetrahydrofolate dehydrogenase/cyclohydrolase catalytic domain-containing protein, producing the protein MAATLIDGKAIASQIREQTARRVGELSKQGRPATLAAILIGDDASALAYARSQAKQAQSVGIEHRLVQLPATIPQEGAFAAVERLNLDPAVSGIMLHLPVPRPLDAFALQQRMAPTKDVEGVGAANLGLLVMGREALVPCTAAAAMACLTSAVPDLAGKEAVVIGRSVVVGKPLAMLLLAAHATVTQCHTRTRDLAAHTRRAELLLVAAGVPGLIGAEYVAPGAIVIDVGTHQVETTYANGKKTPRLVGDVRFDEVAPIAGAITPVPGGVGPVTVAMLLANTAAAAQRHAP; encoded by the coding sequence ATGGCGGCGACTCTGATCGACGGCAAAGCAATCGCCTCGCAAATCCGCGAGCAAACGGCCCGGCGCGTCGGAGAGCTATCAAAGCAAGGTCGCCCCGCAACGCTGGCTGCGATCCTCATCGGCGACGACGCCTCGGCCCTCGCCTACGCGCGTTCACAGGCCAAACAGGCCCAGTCCGTCGGGATCGAACATCGACTGGTGCAGTTGCCCGCGACAATTCCGCAGGAAGGCGCCTTCGCCGCCGTGGAGCGCCTCAATCTCGACCCCGCCGTGAGCGGGATCATGCTCCACCTGCCGGTCCCCAGGCCCCTCGACGCCTTTGCCCTCCAGCAGCGGATGGCGCCGACTAAGGACGTCGAAGGCGTTGGCGCCGCCAATCTCGGCCTGCTCGTCATGGGCCGTGAGGCCCTCGTCCCCTGCACGGCCGCCGCCGCGATGGCCTGTCTGACCTCGGCGGTGCCCGATTTGGCGGGAAAAGAGGCCGTCGTCATCGGTCGCAGCGTTGTCGTCGGTAAGCCCTTGGCCATGCTCCTTCTGGCCGCGCACGCCACGGTCACACAATGCCACACTCGCACGCGCGACCTCGCCGCGCACACCCGCCGCGCGGAGCTGCTCCTCGTCGCCGCGGGAGTCCCCGGCCTGATCGGCGCGGAATACGTCGCCCCCGGCGCCATCGTCATCGATGTGGGAACGCATCAAGTTGAAACTACGTACGCGAACGGGAAAAAAACTCCCCGCTTAGTAGGCGACGTCCGCTTCGATGAAGTAGCACCCATCGCCGGCGCCATCACCCCCGTCCCCGGCGGCGTCGGCCCCGTCACCGTCGCCATGCTGCTCGCCAACACCGCCGCCGCCGCGCAACGACATGCCCCGTGA
- a CDS encoding DUF2281 domain-containing protein, translating to MSTKELISICEQLPEEQRGEVADFARFLLAKKEDEAWERTIADPRPRPKLDEFVRGALAEGSEPLDMDKL from the coding sequence ATGAGCACTAAGGAACTTATTTCGATTTGCGAACAGCTTCCCGAGGAGCAGCGTGGGGAGGTGGCGGATTTTGCGCGGTTCCTTCTGGCCAAGAAAGAAGACGAGGCGTGGGAGCGGACCATCGCAGATCCTCGCCCGCGACCGAAGCTCGATGAGTTTGTTCGCGGGGCATTGGCCGAGGGGAGCGAACCCCTGGATATGGATAAGCTGTGA
- a CDS encoding hemolysin family protein: MGVILDNLTRLIAIVLLMAASGMISAGETALFALSRQQLARLKQSGHLSAQIILRLRKDPQGLLSTILLSNITINVLLYSLMTVTAKRLSGGSPLVATLLGTGSFLFMLLGIEIFPKLIAYSISDRLAPIVAGPIQILSTVTYPVRRLLEAGIVGPLTRILGGTMHQDASIKAEELQQLVNVCRSEGLIGQGENTLLHQVMELSQTRVRALMVPRVDVVAFNLNDNPARLVELIKRHRLLRIPVYEDNIDDVKGIVLSKEFLLDPQKSPKSLVKPIAFVPEQASVEALLRHFRKTGTQLALVVDEYGGLAGIVALEDVVEAIVGEMHAPGEVVAVKTLERIDATTFIVDAGLDLDDFRRAFQLPIEESRVQTVGGLVWAILERIPTEGDEVRIDPATLVVVSMRRRRIMTVKLILERPPKENPDLARLTGEGLPVRPKASSSRGKGGA, translated from the coding sequence GTGGGCGTTATCCTGGACAATCTCACGCGACTCATTGCGATCGTGCTGCTCATGGCGGCCAGCGGGATGATCTCGGCGGGCGAGACGGCGCTATTTGCCCTGAGCCGGCAGCAGCTCGCCAGGCTCAAGCAATCGGGGCATCTTTCGGCGCAGATCATTCTCCGGCTGCGCAAGGATCCGCAGGGGCTCCTGTCCACGATCCTGCTTTCCAATATCACGATCAACGTGCTGCTCTATTCGCTGATGACGGTGACGGCGAAGCGGCTGTCGGGCGGCTCTCCGCTGGTCGCGACGCTATTGGGCACCGGGAGCTTTCTGTTCATGCTCCTGGGCATCGAGATCTTCCCGAAGCTCATCGCGTATTCGATCAGCGATCGGCTGGCGCCGATTGTGGCGGGGCCGATCCAGATTCTGTCGACGGTGACTTATCCGGTCCGGCGGCTGCTGGAGGCGGGGATCGTCGGGCCGCTGACGCGGATCCTGGGCGGGACCATGCACCAGGATGCTTCCATCAAGGCGGAGGAGTTGCAACAACTTGTGAATGTCTGTCGGAGCGAGGGGCTCATCGGTCAGGGCGAGAATACGCTGCTGCACCAGGTCATGGAACTGTCGCAGACGCGGGTGCGAGCGCTGATGGTTCCTCGCGTGGACGTTGTCGCGTTCAATCTGAATGATAATCCGGCGCGGCTGGTCGAACTGATCAAGCGTCATCGACTGCTGCGGATTCCGGTGTACGAAGACAACATCGACGATGTCAAGGGAATTGTTCTGTCCAAGGAATTCCTTCTCGATCCGCAGAAATCTCCGAAGTCGCTCGTCAAGCCAATCGCGTTCGTACCGGAGCAAGCGAGCGTGGAGGCGCTGCTTCGGCATTTTCGTAAGACGGGGACCCAGCTCGCGCTCGTCGTCGATGAATACGGCGGTCTCGCGGGGATCGTCGCCTTGGAAGATGTTGTGGAGGCGATCGTCGGGGAGATGCACGCCCCCGGCGAAGTGGTTGCGGTGAAGACACTGGAGCGCATCGATGCAACGACGTTTATAGTGGATGCCGGGCTGGACCTTGACGATTTTCGGCGCGCCTTTCAATTGCCCATCGAAGAGTCGCGCGTACAGACGGTCGGCGGGCTCGTGTGGGCGATTCTGGAGCGCATCCCAACGGAGGGCGACGAGGTCCGGATCGACCCGGCGACCCTCGTGGTCGTGTCCATGCGCCGGCGGCGAATCATGACCGTGAAGTTGATCCTGGAGCGGCCGCCGAAGGAGAATCCTGACCTCGCCCGATTGACCGGTGAAGGGTTGCCGGTTCGACCGAAGGCGTCGAGCTCGCGCGGTAAGGGGGGGGCGTAA
- a CDS encoding TetR/AcrR family transcriptional regulator, whose protein sequence is MATPRTTRDRLIETAGDLFYTTGFQAVGLDRILSAVGITKTAFYKHFESKDDLILAVLDRRDRADIAEAIAHMRRHGGSDPRAQILAFFDLLADWFARPDFRGCFFMNAATEFPSAHDPIHLAAAAHGQHIAGELLLRVQAAGMPDPEGVTKQLMLLFSGAIAARHAGGVFDAAVTARLTAQALLSAQRSAPIHEARAARLPLTPTGAKTRRRMGLRRARAQRR, encoded by the coding sequence ATGGCCACGCCGCGCACGACACGAGATCGGCTCATTGAGACTGCCGGGGATCTGTTCTACACGACCGGTTTCCAGGCGGTGGGGCTGGACCGGATACTCAGCGCCGTCGGCATCACCAAGACCGCGTTCTACAAGCATTTCGAAAGCAAGGACGACCTTATCCTGGCGGTGTTGGATCGGCGCGACCGTGCCGACATCGCCGAGGCGATCGCGCATATGCGCCGCCACGGCGGCAGCGACCCGCGCGCACAAATACTGGCCTTCTTCGATTTGCTGGCGGACTGGTTCGCGCGGCCCGATTTCCGCGGGTGCTTTTTCATGAATGCCGCGACGGAATTTCCGTCCGCCCACGACCCGATCCATCTCGCCGCAGCGGCACACGGCCAACATATCGCCGGCGAGTTGCTGCTTCGCGTTCAGGCCGCCGGAATGCCGGACCCTGAAGGCGTGACCAAGCAGTTGATGCTGTTGTTCAGCGGCGCGATTGCCGCCCGTCACGCAGGCGGCGTTTTCGATGCGGCGGTCACGGCACGCTTAACAGCGCAGGCGTTGCTGTCCGCTCAGCGCAGTGCACCCATTCATGAAGCGCGAGCCGCTCGTTTGCCTCTCACGCCGACCGGCGCCAAGACGCGCCGGCGGATGGGTTTGCGCCGGGCGCGCGCTCAACGCCGCTGA
- a CDS encoding sulfite exporter TauE/SafE family protein — MNLPPLTDLLALILLGLAAGASGGLLGIGGSTVMIPGMVLLFGAEQQHLYQASAMIVNFFVVAPSVLQHQNAGATFRHVTRWTIPGAIVGALAGVWLSERALFHGPGQGYLQIGFAAFLFYVVIYNLARIRSGKRLPKMDESDAARLSPAKILALVGLPAGLFGGLLGVGGGLIAVPTQQLFLRIPLTNAIANSASTILWSSVVGAIAKNAALTRHGFTLGESALLAVCLAPTAILGAWYTAPRVHRWPVGLIRLAFVMLLLYCGVRLLFAGWRQMQP; from the coding sequence ATGAACCTTCCCCCTCTGACCGACCTCCTCGCCCTCATTCTCCTCGGCCTCGCCGCCGGCGCCAGCGGGGGTCTCCTCGGCATCGGCGGCTCCACCGTGATGATCCCCGGCATGGTCCTCCTCTTCGGCGCTGAGCAACAACACCTGTATCAAGCCTCCGCCATGATCGTAAACTTCTTCGTCGTCGCGCCGTCAGTCCTGCAACACCAAAACGCCGGCGCGACCTTCCGCCACGTCACCCGTTGGACCATCCCCGGCGCCATCGTCGGCGCCCTCGCCGGCGTCTGGCTCAGCGAGCGCGCCCTCTTCCACGGCCCCGGTCAGGGCTACCTGCAAATCGGTTTCGCCGCGTTCCTGTTCTACGTCGTAATCTACAACCTCGCGCGAATCCGCTCCGGCAAGCGCCTGCCCAAAATGGACGAGTCCGATGCCGCCCGTCTCTCGCCCGCGAAGATTCTCGCCCTCGTCGGCCTGCCCGCCGGCCTCTTCGGCGGCTTGCTCGGCGTCGGCGGCGGTCTCATCGCCGTCCCCACGCAGCAGCTCTTCCTCCGCATCCCCCTGACCAACGCCATCGCCAATTCCGCCAGCACCATCCTCTGGTCCAGCGTCGTCGGCGCGATAGCCAAAAACGCCGCCCTCACCCGCCACGGCTTCACGCTCGGCGAGTCCGCGCTCCTGGCCGTCTGCCTCGCCCCCACGGCCATCCTCGGCGCCTGGTATACTGCCCCCCGCGTCCACCGCTGGCCCGTCGGCCTCATCCGCCTCGCCTTCGTAATGCTCCTCCTCTACTGCGGGGTGCGCCTCCTCTTCGCCGGTTGGCGGCAGATGCAACCCTAA
- a CDS encoding CNNM domain-containing protein: MGEFSHIVVVAGAVWCAVFVGLSGLYSGAETGLYCLNRLRLRVAAHGGDRRAKLLQRLLSDQPGQLFTMLIGTNVTDYLASACLTLLLLKWLTIRHGIQVAEGQAELYTTLILTPAVFIFGEIVPKNLFQRYSDRLMLVVARPLALSYWVTKWTGLLRAQRWISDIVLRKVAKRAATDYALHPRVDMYHMLREGAAGGALTATQAVILERIAALQGMQVGAVMVPISAVVTLRADLTLSEARRIVTTTTHSWMPVYRGDRQHLIGVVHFLDTLTGMPELIVEDYLWPAIEVNYQTSVTETLSLLQRTRRRMAFVVDANGRCLGIATVKDLVEEIVGELAAW, from the coding sequence ATGGGAGAGTTTTCGCACATCGTCGTGGTGGCGGGCGCCGTCTGGTGCGCGGTCTTCGTGGGGCTTTCGGGGCTGTACAGCGGCGCGGAGACGGGACTGTATTGCCTGAATCGACTGCGGCTGCGGGTGGCGGCGCACGGGGGCGATCGGCGGGCAAAACTGCTGCAACGATTGCTGAGCGACCAGCCGGGACAGCTCTTTACCATGTTGATCGGGACGAACGTCACGGATTATCTGGCGTCCGCCTGCCTGACGCTGCTGTTGTTGAAGTGGCTCACGATTCGGCATGGTATTCAGGTGGCGGAGGGGCAGGCGGAACTGTATACGACGCTCATCCTGACGCCGGCGGTATTCATCTTCGGCGAGATCGTACCCAAGAATTTGTTTCAGCGATATTCGGACCGGCTGATGCTCGTCGTCGCGCGGCCCCTGGCTCTGTCGTACTGGGTAACAAAATGGACGGGGCTGCTGCGGGCGCAGCGGTGGATCTCCGACATCGTGTTGCGCAAAGTCGCCAAGCGGGCCGCGACGGATTATGCGCTGCACCCGCGCGTGGATATGTATCACATGCTTCGCGAGGGCGCGGCCGGTGGTGCGCTGACCGCGACGCAGGCGGTCATCCTGGAGCGGATCGCGGCGTTGCAGGGGATGCAGGTGGGCGCGGTGATGGTGCCGATCTCCGCGGTCGTGACGCTGCGCGCGGACTTGACGTTGAGCGAGGCGCGCAGGATCGTGACGACGACGACTCATTCGTGGATGCCGGTGTATCGTGGCGATCGGCAACACCTGATCGGCGTCGTGCATTTCCTGGATACGCTGACGGGGATGCCGGAATTGATCGTGGAGGATTACCTCTGGCCGGCGATCGAAGTGAACTATCAGACCTCGGTCACGGAGACGTTGTCCCTGTTGCAACGGACGCGGCGGCGGATGGCGTTTGTGGTCGATGCGAATGGGCGGTGCCTGGGGATTGCGACGGTCAAGGATTTGGTGGAGGAGATTGTCGGAGAATTGGCGGCGTGGTGA
- a CDS encoding isoprenylcysteine carboxylmethyltransferase family protein, with protein MSAHAISFEHANLAERQPGRLGGILTLTYGLFSYLTFPATILYAIGFVGNWVVPKSIDSGVAGPVGSALLINAALLGVFVVQHTIMARPAFKHWWTRIVPKPVERSTFVLAASALLGLLFWQWRPMPQVVWSVHGPAAIALSAISLAGWLIAVAASFTISHLDLFGVRQAWLRFRNRAYAPVGFRLAGLYRVVRHPLMTGFLIAFWATPTMTLGHLYFAALVTGYVLFGTWIEERDLIAEHGEQYLAYKREVRGLVPIPKRRSPSPNASISPAAS; from the coding sequence ATGAGCGCACATGCGATATCGTTCGAACACGCGAATCTTGCCGAGCGACAACCCGGACGGCTCGGCGGTATCTTGACCCTCACGTATGGGCTGTTTTCCTACCTTACTTTCCCCGCGACGATCCTTTACGCCATCGGATTTGTCGGCAACTGGGTTGTCCCGAAGTCGATCGATAGTGGCGTAGCCGGACCGGTCGGCTCGGCGCTGCTGATCAACGCTGCGCTGCTAGGCGTCTTCGTCGTGCAGCACACGATCATGGCCCGACCGGCATTCAAACACTGGTGGACGCGGATCGTACCGAAGCCGGTCGAGCGCAGCACGTTTGTTCTGGCGGCGAGCGCGTTGCTGGGGCTTCTTTTCTGGCAGTGGCGGCCGATGCCCCAGGTAGTGTGGAGCGTGCACGGGCCCGCTGCCATCGCGCTATCCGCGATCTCGTTGGCCGGTTGGCTGATCGCCGTCGCGGCGTCCTTCACCATCAGCCACCTGGATCTGTTCGGCGTGCGTCAGGCATGGCTGAGGTTCCGCAATCGCGCCTACGCGCCGGTCGGATTTCGATTGGCGGGACTGTATCGCGTCGTGCGGCACCCGCTGATGACGGGCTTTTTGATCGCCTTCTGGGCCACGCCGACGATGACCCTCGGGCACCTTTACTTTGCCGCCTTGGTGACGGGCTACGTCCTGTTCGGAACGTGGATCGAGGAGCGCGATCTCATCGCCGAGCACGGCGAGCAATATCTTGCCTATAAGCGTGAAGTTCGAGGCCTGGTCCCGATTCCAAAGCGCAGGTCGCCATCCCCGAACGCTTCGATATCGCCGGCAGCTTCTTGA
- a CDS encoding DUF1570 domain-containing protein codes for MNTSRAKGTTKLCFVASARQSGSVAVFLLIVLLPRASAYSPEDDLPPDTSAARATLAQLGPRFGARYTPHFTLLSDADAARTEPLGDLAEQTWLRVNTFAMRLGLATHPPAKKLLVIFFDAWEDYERFLRPDGFVISPNVPGFFDQFANRCVMFNAAGGPLIRDKRRELTESGRESPSSTSRAHLDDAQRRVTDHERLINDTVIRHELAHLVLYNIGVQTAAMRDRRWLQEGLAMQFEAAEPVNSYRAADFLAIDPDKTVALCRSVIADPRPLAPGAQTSTEAYAAAWAIVFYVSSELPREFATYLTTPALPREREISHFEKTFGSVDASFVERSRKTIAAARAAR; via the coding sequence ATGAACACGTCGCGAGCTAAGGGGACGACAAAGCTCTGCTTTGTCGCGAGCGCACGCCAAAGCGGTAGCGTTGCCGTCTTCTTACTGATTGTCTTGCTGCCTCGTGCGTCGGCATATTCGCCGGAAGACGATCTCCCGCCCGACACATCCGCCGCTCGCGCGACGCTCGCCCAACTCGGCCCTCGCTTTGGTGCCCGTTATACGCCGCACTTCACTTTGCTCTCGGACGCCGACGCCGCCCGAACCGAACCCCTGGGCGATCTCGCCGAACAGACGTGGTTGCGCGTCAATACTTTCGCCATGCGGCTCGGCCTCGCCACGCATCCGCCGGCCAAAAAGCTCCTCGTCATCTTCTTCGATGCCTGGGAGGACTACGAGCGTTTCCTCCGTCCCGACGGCTTCGTCATCAGCCCCAACGTCCCCGGCTTCTTCGACCAGTTCGCCAACCGCTGCGTCATGTTCAACGCCGCCGGTGGCCCCCTCATCCGCGACAAGCGCCGCGAACTCACCGAATCCGGTCGCGAGTCCCCGTCGTCGACATCGCGCGCACACCTCGACGACGCCCAGCGCCGCGTGACCGACCACGAGCGGCTCATCAACGACACCGTCATCCGCCACGAACTTGCCCACCTCGTCCTCTACAACATCGGTGTGCAGACCGCCGCGATGCGCGACCGCCGTTGGCTTCAGGAAGGCCTGGCCATGCAGTTTGAAGCCGCCGAACCGGTAAATTCGTACCGGGCGGCCGACTTCCTCGCCATTGATCCCGATAAGACTGTCGCCCTTTGTCGATCCGTCATCGCCGACCCCCGGCCCCTGGCCCCCGGCGCACAAACCTCAACCGAGGCCTACGCCGCCGCCTGGGCCATCGTCTTTTATGTCTCGTCGGAATTACCCCGGGAGTTCGCCACCTACCTCACGACGCCAGCCCTCCCCAGGGAACGCGAGATTTCCCACTTTGAAAAAACTTTCGGATCCGTCGATGCGAGCTTCGTCGAGCGCAGTCGAAAGACTATCGCCGCCGCCCGCGCCGCGCGATAG
- a CDS encoding sugar phosphate isomerase/epimerase family protein codes for MKLAFSSVACPGWNLATMVEKAREYGYQGIELRGLEGQMHLPLAPQLAANPAKIAKLMRDTGVELVCLASSAAFHMRDPKQVAENQAQAREYIDLASKLECPFVRVFGAEIPKAFIGYEKRETVLGRIATALRGLAGYAADRRVTILIENSGDFVDSAALWYLVDAADSPAVKCCWNPFAARARRERPTTSIPRLGSQIGLVHVTDGKFDDAGVFEGYALPGQGTVELPRLVQLLKGIGYRGYLVFDWPKLWTTSLADADKALPAAAKFLKPLLDEKPVPLTAYKGDKYAPRQGYEHVAS; via the coding sequence ATGAAACTCGCCTTCAGCAGCGTCGCTTGTCCCGGTTGGAACCTCGCCACCATGGTCGAAAAGGCCAGGGAGTACGGCTATCAGGGCATCGAGCTGCGCGGTCTCGAAGGCCAGATGCACCTGCCGCTCGCCCCGCAGCTTGCCGCCAACCCCGCCAAGATCGCCAAGCTCATGCGCGACACCGGCGTCGAGCTGGTTTGTCTCGCTTCGTCCGCGGCCTTCCACATGCGCGATCCCAAGCAGGTCGCCGAGAACCAGGCCCAGGCCCGCGAGTACATCGACCTCGCCAGCAAGCTGGAGTGCCCCTTCGTCCGCGTCTTCGGCGCGGAGATCCCCAAGGCCTTCATCGGCTACGAAAAGCGCGAGACCGTCCTGGGCCGCATTGCGACGGCCCTTCGCGGATTGGCCGGCTACGCTGCGGATCGCCGCGTGACGATCCTCATAGAAAACAGCGGCGACTTCGTCGACAGCGCCGCCCTGTGGTACCTCGTCGATGCCGCCGACAGCCCGGCCGTCAAGTGTTGCTGGAACCCCTTCGCCGCCCGCGCCCGCCGTGAACGTCCGACCACCTCAATCCCCCGCCTTGGTTCGCAGATTGGCCTTGTCCATGTGACCGACGGAAAGTTCGACGACGCCGGCGTCTTCGAAGGCTACGCCCTGCCCGGTCAGGGGACCGTCGAGCTGCCGCGCCTCGTGCAACTCCTCAAGGGCATCGGTTATCGAGGTTATCTGGTCTTCGATTGGCCCAAGCTCTGGACGACCTCGCTGGCCGACGCCGACAAGGCCCTGCCCGCCGCCGCCAAGTTCCTGAAGCCGCTCCTCGACGAAAAGCCCGTCCCGCTGACGGCCTACAAGGGCGACAAATACGCCCCGCGACAGGGATATGAACACGTCGCGAGCTAA
- a CDS encoding RluA family pseudouridine synthase, with amino-acid sequence MPHLSVRPNPSVPYEIRFRDDALIVVDKPTGVVTQPGKKHEHDSLLNGLFAEFGPALQNLGEARDWGLLHRLDRDTSGLVLIALRKSAFDHLLDQFKRRLVQKIYWALVAGMPLPAQGVIQKPIAEVVGARKKAVLARDGKPAITAYRVLQTAGAVSLVEARPKTGRLHQIRVHLASLGFPVLGEDTYAGKFVLPKAPRLCLHAASLSFIHPVTGKRMTVTSPWPEDLATTLKRQGLAPPSN; translated from the coding sequence GTGCCGCACCTTTCCGTCAGACCCAACCCGTCCGTGCCCTACGAAATCCGCTTTCGCGACGACGCGCTCATCGTCGTCGACAAGCCCACCGGCGTCGTCACGCAGCCGGGCAAGAAGCACGAGCACGACAGCCTGCTCAACGGCCTGTTCGCGGAGTTCGGTCCGGCCCTGCAGAACCTCGGCGAGGCCCGCGACTGGGGACTCTTGCATCGCCTGGACCGCGATACCTCTGGTCTCGTCCTCATCGCCCTCCGCAAGAGTGCGTTCGATCATCTGCTCGATCAGTTCAAGCGCCGCCTCGTCCAGAAAATCTATTGGGCGCTCGTCGCCGGCATGCCCTTACCGGCCCAGGGCGTCATTCAGAAGCCCATCGCCGAAGTGGTGGGGGCTCGGAAAAAAGCCGTGCTGGCTCGCGACGGAAAACCGGCTATCACGGCCTATCGCGTCCTCCAAACCGCCGGCGCCGTCTCGCTCGTAGAGGCCCGGCCCAAGACCGGTCGCCTGCATCAGATTCGCGTACACCTGGCATCGCTGGGATTCCCCGTCCTGGGCGAGGACACGTATGCGGGAAAATTCGTCTTGCCGAAAGCGCCCCGGCTGTGTCTCCATGCGGCGAGCCTGTCGTTCATCCACCCCGTGACGGGCAAGCGAATGACGGTCACCTCCCCTTGGCCGGAGGATCTTGCGACAACGCTCAAGCGACAGGGTCTGGCTCCACCATCGAATTAG
- a CDS encoding tetratricopeptide repeat protein, producing the protein MTPIRLQGTALLFSLATCCAAACFVFQTGCAQDKSVASGKDPNPPHPEDEQFAEGAGRPASAKTQYAYARILSARRQDAACDVLLSRLIAENPQFMPAYLLQAEVRMRMRRVDAAIAALRSALVIAPRDDILLNNLGVCYLTKPDCASAFQCFMGAAALQPSNSRYRANMALALGLMGREDESASLYKLVVSVDDAEYNLALLNSARGGYFGFAEPPRRSPSTTSRPAVEVDKPS; encoded by the coding sequence ATGACACCCATCCGGCTCCAGGGAACAGCGCTTCTTTTTTCCCTGGCTACCTGCTGTGCCGCGGCGTGCTTCGTATTTCAGACCGGCTGTGCACAGGATAAATCGGTCGCCAGCGGGAAAGATCCGAACCCGCCACATCCGGAAGATGAGCAATTCGCGGAAGGGGCTGGTCGGCCGGCCAGCGCGAAAACGCAATACGCTTATGCCCGAATTCTGTCCGCCCGGCGGCAGGATGCGGCGTGCGACGTGTTGTTGAGCAGATTAATCGCCGAGAATCCTCAATTCATGCCCGCGTACCTGTTGCAGGCCGAGGTCCGCATGCGGATGCGCCGCGTCGACGCCGCCATTGCCGCGTTGCGATCGGCACTGGTGATTGCCCCTCGTGACGACATTCTCCTGAATAATCTCGGAGTTTGCTATTTAACGAAGCCTGACTGCGCGAGCGCGTTTCAGTGCTTCATGGGGGCGGCGGCGCTGCAGCCTTCCAACTCCCGCTACCGGGCCAACATGGCACTGGCGCTGGGCCTGATGGGCCGCGAGGATGAATCGGCGTCGCTCTACAAATTGGTCGTATCCGTGGACGACGCCGAATACAATCTCGCCCTGCTCAACTCCGCGCGGGGGGGCTATTTCGGATTCGCCGAGCCGCCGCGACGGTCCCCTTCCACAACCAGCCGGCCCGCGGTCGAGGTCGACAAGCCCAGCTAA